Proteins encoded by one window of Nicotiana tabacum cultivar K326 chromosome 10, ASM71507v2, whole genome shotgun sequence:
- the LOC107791280 gene encoding UDP-glycosyltransferase 86A1-like isoform X1: MASHYQKPHAILIPYPYQGHITPFVYLAIKLASHGFTITFVNTHYIHSKISNSQTQRHSNKDDLFAKARENGLDIRYATVNDGFPLGFDRSLNHDQFVEGLLHVFSAHFDEVVGNLVKSDPPVTCLIADTFYVWPLMIAEKYNLVYVSFWTEPALVLTLYYHMELLKKNGHFASQDNRKDTIDYIPGVEAIEPRDLMSYLQATDIWTVVHRVIYKAFTDIKKADIIICNTVQELEFDTLSALNKKQPTYAIGPIFPSGLTKAPFSISLWSESDCSQWLNNKPNTSVLYVSFGSYAHTSKEDILEIAHGLQLSGVNFIWVLRPDIVSSDETDFLPVGFEECIKDRGLIVPWCKQIEVISHPAIGGFLTHCGWNSTLESIWCGIPLICFPLLTDQFTNRKLVVNDWKIGINLCDKKRVTHEEVAEKVSNFMCGDSTQELRKAMKEVRKTLENALGQDGSSEKNFHQFMEDIKVNIRKRAGLSNGHVSPLHQNGNGLAH, translated from the exons ATGGCAAGTCATTACCAAAAACCTCATGCTATTTTGATTCCATATCCATATCAAGGTCACATTACCCCTTTTGTATATTTAGCCATAAAACTTGCTTCTCATGGCTTTACAATTACTTTTGTAAACACACATTATATTCATTCCAAGATTTCGAATTCACAAACACAACGACATAGTAATAAAGATGATCTTTTTGCTAAGGCTCGTGAAAATGGGCTTGACATACGTTATGCAACGGTCAACGACGGTTTTCCTTTGGGATTTGATAGGTCTTTAAATCATGACCAATTTGTTGAAGGACTTTTACATGTATTTTCAGCACATTTTGATGAAGTTGTTGGGAATTTGGTTAAGTCTGATCCACCTGTGACGTGTTTGATTGCTGATACTTTCTATGTTTGGCCATTGATGATTGCTGAGAAGTATAATTTGGTGTATGTTTCGTTTTGGACAGAGCCTGCTTTGGTTTTAACTCTTTATTATCATATGGAACTTCTCAAGAAAAATGGCCATTTTGCTTCTCAAG ATAATCGCAAGGACACTATAGATTATATACCAGGAGTTGAAGCAATTGAACCAAGGGATTTAATGTCATATCTTCAAGCAACTGATATTTGGACTGTAGTCCACAGGGTAATTTACAAAGCTTTTACAGATATTAAAAAGGCTGATATTATCATTTGTAATACAGTCCAAGAACTTGAATTTGATACTCTTTCAGCCCTAAACAAGAAACAGCCCACTTATGCTATTGGGCCCATTTTCCCATCTGGGCTTACTAAGGCCCCATTTAGTATTAGCCTATGGTCTGAGTCTGATTGCTCTCAATGGCTCAATAACAAGCCCAATACTTCAGTTTTATATGTCTCATTTGGTAGCTATGCTCATACTAGTAAAGAAGACATTTTGGAAATAGCCCATGGGCTTCAACTTAGTGGGGTGAACTTCATTTGGGTCCTAAGGCCCGATATCGTCAGCTCGGACGAGACCGATTTCTTGCCCGTTGGATTCGAGGAATGTATAAAAGATCGAGGGTTGATCGTGCCATGGTGTAAACAGATTGAAGTGATCTCACACCCTGCGATAGGTGGATTCTTGACTCACTGTGGATGGAACTCGACGTTGGAAAGCATATGGTGCGGTATACCGTTGATATGTTTTCCCTTGTTGACCGATCAATTTACTAATCGAAAATTAGTCGTTAATGATTGGAAGATCGGGATTAATCTCTGCGACAAAAAACGTGTCACGCACGAGGAAGTCGCCGAAAAGGTTAGTAATTTTATGTGTGGAGATAGTActcaagagttgagaaaggcaATGAAGGAAGTGAGGAAGACATTAGAGAATGCATTAGGACAAGATGGATCATCTGAGAAGAATTTTCATCAATTTATGGAAGATATTAAGGTCAATATTCGTAAACGGGCTGGGCTTTCCAATGGACATGTTAGTCCATTACACCAAAATGGTAATGGGCTGGCCCATTGA
- the LOC107791280 gene encoding UDP-glycosyltransferase 86A1-like isoform X2, with amino-acid sequence MASHYQKPHAILIPYPYQGHITPFVYLAIKLASHGFTITFVNTHYIHSKISNSQTQRHSNKDDLFAKARENGLDIRYATVNDGFPLGFDRSLNHDQFVEGLLHVFSAHFDEVVGNLVKSDPPVTCLIADTFYVWPLMIAEKYNLVYVSFWTEPALVLTLYYHMELLKKNGHFASQVFFAASSAKAQKKSSPFYSIYSFGDSDSASTSDHLAVVLGLPSLQHYTNEGVEFKSDNRKDTIDYIPGVEAIEPRDLMSYLQATDIWTVVHRVIYKAFTDIKKADIIICNTVQELEFDTLSALNKKQPTYAIGPIFPSGLTKAPFSISLWSESDCSQWLNNKPNTSVLYVSFGSYAHTSKEDILEIAHGLQLSGVNFIWVLRPDIVSSDETDFLPVGFEECIKDRGLIVPWCKQIEVISHPAIGGFLTHCGWNSTLESIWCGIPLICFPLLTDQFTNRKLVVNDWKIGINLCDKKRVTHEEVAEKVSNFMCGDSTQELRKAMKEVRKTLENALGQDGSSEKNFHQFMEDIKVNIRKRAGLSNGHVSPLHQNGNGLAH; translated from the exons ATGGCAAGTCATTACCAAAAACCTCATGCTATTTTGATTCCATATCCATATCAAGGTCACATTACCCCTTTTGTATATTTAGCCATAAAACTTGCTTCTCATGGCTTTACAATTACTTTTGTAAACACACATTATATTCATTCCAAGATTTCGAATTCACAAACACAACGACATAGTAATAAAGATGATCTTTTTGCTAAGGCTCGTGAAAATGGGCTTGACATACGTTATGCAACGGTCAACGACGGTTTTCCTTTGGGATTTGATAGGTCTTTAAATCATGACCAATTTGTTGAAGGACTTTTACATGTATTTTCAGCACATTTTGATGAAGTTGTTGGGAATTTGGTTAAGTCTGATCCACCTGTGACGTGTTTGATTGCTGATACTTTCTATGTTTGGCCATTGATGATTGCTGAGAAGTATAATTTGGTGTATGTTTCGTTTTGGACAGAGCCTGCTTTGGTTTTAACTCTTTATTATCATATGGAACTTCTCAAGAAAAATGGCCATTTTGCTTCTCAAG TCTTTTTTGCTGCTTCTTCCGCTAAGGCACAGAAAAAATCTTCCCCATTTTATTCCATTTACAGCTTTGGAGACAGTGACTCTGCTTCTACTTCTGATCATTTAGCTGTTGTACTTGGTCTGCCTTCTTTACAACATTACACCAACGAAGGCGTTGAGTTCAAGTCCG ATAATCGCAAGGACACTATAGATTATATACCAGGAGTTGAAGCAATTGAACCAAGGGATTTAATGTCATATCTTCAAGCAACTGATATTTGGACTGTAGTCCACAGGGTAATTTACAAAGCTTTTACAGATATTAAAAAGGCTGATATTATCATTTGTAATACAGTCCAAGAACTTGAATTTGATACTCTTTCAGCCCTAAACAAGAAACAGCCCACTTATGCTATTGGGCCCATTTTCCCATCTGGGCTTACTAAGGCCCCATTTAGTATTAGCCTATGGTCTGAGTCTGATTGCTCTCAATGGCTCAATAACAAGCCCAATACTTCAGTTTTATATGTCTCATTTGGTAGCTATGCTCATACTAGTAAAGAAGACATTTTGGAAATAGCCCATGGGCTTCAACTTAGTGGGGTGAACTTCATTTGGGTCCTAAGGCCCGATATCGTCAGCTCGGACGAGACCGATTTCTTGCCCGTTGGATTCGAGGAATGTATAAAAGATCGAGGGTTGATCGTGCCATGGTGTAAACAGATTGAAGTGATCTCACACCCTGCGATAGGTGGATTCTTGACTCACTGTGGATGGAACTCGACGTTGGAAAGCATATGGTGCGGTATACCGTTGATATGTTTTCCCTTGTTGACCGATCAATTTACTAATCGAAAATTAGTCGTTAATGATTGGAAGATCGGGATTAATCTCTGCGACAAAAAACGTGTCACGCACGAGGAAGTCGCCGAAAAGGTTAGTAATTTTATGTGTGGAGATAGTActcaagagttgagaaaggcaATGAAGGAAGTGAGGAAGACATTAGAGAATGCATTAGGACAAGATGGATCATCTGAGAAGAATTTTCATCAATTTATGGAAGATATTAAGGTCAATATTCGTAAACGGGCTGGGCTTTCCAATGGACATGTTAGTCCATTACACCAAAATGGTAATGGGCTGGCCCATTGA